From one Mytilus galloprovincialis chromosome 13, xbMytGall1.hap1.1, whole genome shotgun sequence genomic stretch:
- the LOC143056723 gene encoding uncharacterized protein LOC143056723 isoform X2 produces the protein MDDVHIDRGSICACRPVSYDNRLHALLSSQERTSFGRFNHINSAPMMIPRRMDSNNYILPDVDQKQSNTLQSVLMGDIPPAYSHLTSNRLSPYSTSPVQRHSPKLKVPSHFNSYSVHRTSPVSPHDHSRGVSPCRSPYSSSPRLTSSSPRMTSPLQAMSPLQAMSPPHSLSSPNIPSSSPHLLSSSLELPRYSGFSVSPMPPSPFSDSSFQDEPMDLSRRSKSKDSDLNIDDSSKIKNGDVSMLRKLLCVGKSLGGVGSFHDSDTDESDSDSRHVIHVTGNTRVTLAKKNLLPVGSRVSDWLVKIVQFVKSVPELHSVSHNDKITLILNSWTKIMLLYMAEDNFEFVVTPTHHSKQDLEESQATPSPEEPTMKSSETIQTFIRKFQAMNLDQKEYAFLRMAVLFNSGYAGIERPSDVEQINSLIQRLLQEHVRVSRPNDLMHYSKLLLCLPSLYGINSKMIENLFCKHINGNMDIDVLLKEMLQNL, from the exons ATGGATGATGTCCATATCGACCGAGGTTCCATATGTGCCTGTCGTCCAGTGTCATATGACAATAGGCTACATGCTTTACTCAGCAGTCAAGAACGCACTTCATTTGGACGATTTAATCATATTAACAGTGCACCAATGATGATTCCAAGAAGGATGGACTCTAATAATTATATACTGCCAGATGTTGATCAGAAACAGTCAAACACGTTACAAAGTGTTCTGATGGGCGACATTCCACCGGCATATTCTCATCTTACTTCTAATCGATTATCGCCATACTCGACATCGCCGGTTCAGCGACATTCACCAAAACTTAAAGTTCCATCCCATTTCAATTCTTACTCCGTTCATCGAACAAGTCCGGTATCTCCTCATGACCATTCAAGGGGCGTTTCCCCGTGTAGATCTCCATATTCATCTTCTCCCCGTTTGACGTCGTCGTCTCCGAGAATGACGTCACCACTTCAAGCCATGTCACCACTTCAAGCCATGTCACCACCACATTCACTGTCATCGCCGAATATTCCATCAAGTAGTCCACATTTACTGTCATCCAGTTTAGAATTACCACGATATAGTGGATTTTCCGTATCGCCGATGCCACCGTCACCGTTTTCTGATAGTTCCTTCCAAGACGAACCAATGGATCTCTCAAGAAGGTCCAAGTCAAAAGACTCTGATCTGAACATTGACGATTCGTCAAAAATTAAGAATGGCGATGTTTCCATGCTTAGAAAACTTCTTTGTGTTGGCAAATCGTTAGGTGGTGTTGGAAGCTTTCATGATAGCGATACCGATGAATCTGACTCAGACTCTAGACATGTAATTCATGTTACAGGAAATACTCGAGTAACTCTAGCCAAGAAAAACTTACTCCCAGTGGGTTCACGGGTATCTGATTGGTTAGTGAAAATAGTACAATTTGTTAAATCTGTACCGGAATTACATTCTGTATCTCACAACGATAAAATAACACTGATTCTCAATTCCTGGActaaaataatgttattatatatGGCTGAGGACAATTTTGAGTTTGTAGTGACACCCACGCATCATTCCAAACAAGATCTCGAGGAGTCGCAGGCGACCCCCTCACCAGAGGAACCGACGATGAAATCTTCCGAAACTATTCAGACCTTTATTAGAAAGTTCCAAGCCATGAACCTTGACCAGAAAGAATATGCATTCCTTAGAATGGCTGTCCTGTTTAATAGTG gaTATGCCGGCATAGAACGACCAAGTGATGTAGAGCAAATCAATTCTTTAATACAACGTCTGCTTCAGGAGCACGTGCGAGTCTCGAGACCTAACGATCTTATGCACTATTCTAAACTGCTTCTTTGTCTGCCTTCCCTTTATGGAATCAATAGCAAAATGATTGAGAACTTGTTCTGTAAACATATCAATGGAAATATGGATATTGATGTTCTACTCAAAGAAATGTTGCAAAATTTGTGA
- the LOC143056723 gene encoding uncharacterized protein LOC143056723 isoform X1 has protein sequence MSIPVWIFQNKRANMDDVHIDRGSICACRPVSYDNRLHALLSSQERTSFGRFNHINSAPMMIPRRMDSNNYILPDVDQKQSNTLQSVLMGDIPPAYSHLTSNRLSPYSTSPVQRHSPKLKVPSHFNSYSVHRTSPVSPHDHSRGVSPCRSPYSSSPRLTSSSPRMTSPLQAMSPLQAMSPPHSLSSPNIPSSSPHLLSSSLELPRYSGFSVSPMPPSPFSDSSFQDEPMDLSRRSKSKDSDLNIDDSSKIKNGDVSMLRKLLCVGKSLGGVGSFHDSDTDESDSDSRHVIHVTGNTRVTLAKKNLLPVGSRVSDWLVKIVQFVKSVPELHSVSHNDKITLILNSWTKIMLLYMAEDNFEFVVTPTHHSKQDLEESQATPSPEEPTMKSSETIQTFIRKFQAMNLDQKEYAFLRMAVLFNSGYAGIERPSDVEQINSLIQRLLQEHVRVSRPNDLMHYSKLLLCLPSLYGINSKMIENLFCKHINGNMDIDVLLKEMLQNL, from the exons ATGTCGATTCCTGTATGGATTTTTCAAA ataaacGTGCAAACATGGATGATGTCCATATCGACCGAGGTTCCATATGTGCCTGTCGTCCAGTGTCATATGACAATAGGCTACATGCTTTACTCAGCAGTCAAGAACGCACTTCATTTGGACGATTTAATCATATTAACAGTGCACCAATGATGATTCCAAGAAGGATGGACTCTAATAATTATATACTGCCAGATGTTGATCAGAAACAGTCAAACACGTTACAAAGTGTTCTGATGGGCGACATTCCACCGGCATATTCTCATCTTACTTCTAATCGATTATCGCCATACTCGACATCGCCGGTTCAGCGACATTCACCAAAACTTAAAGTTCCATCCCATTTCAATTCTTACTCCGTTCATCGAACAAGTCCGGTATCTCCTCATGACCATTCAAGGGGCGTTTCCCCGTGTAGATCTCCATATTCATCTTCTCCCCGTTTGACGTCGTCGTCTCCGAGAATGACGTCACCACTTCAAGCCATGTCACCACTTCAAGCCATGTCACCACCACATTCACTGTCATCGCCGAATATTCCATCAAGTAGTCCACATTTACTGTCATCCAGTTTAGAATTACCACGATATAGTGGATTTTCCGTATCGCCGATGCCACCGTCACCGTTTTCTGATAGTTCCTTCCAAGACGAACCAATGGATCTCTCAAGAAGGTCCAAGTCAAAAGACTCTGATCTGAACATTGACGATTCGTCAAAAATTAAGAATGGCGATGTTTCCATGCTTAGAAAACTTCTTTGTGTTGGCAAATCGTTAGGTGGTGTTGGAAGCTTTCATGATAGCGATACCGATGAATCTGACTCAGACTCTAGACATGTAATTCATGTTACAGGAAATACTCGAGTAACTCTAGCCAAGAAAAACTTACTCCCAGTGGGTTCACGGGTATCTGATTGGTTAGTGAAAATAGTACAATTTGTTAAATCTGTACCGGAATTACATTCTGTATCTCACAACGATAAAATAACACTGATTCTCAATTCCTGGActaaaataatgttattatatatGGCTGAGGACAATTTTGAGTTTGTAGTGACACCCACGCATCATTCCAAACAAGATCTCGAGGAGTCGCAGGCGACCCCCTCACCAGAGGAACCGACGATGAAATCTTCCGAAACTATTCAGACCTTTATTAGAAAGTTCCAAGCCATGAACCTTGACCAGAAAGAATATGCATTCCTTAGAATGGCTGTCCTGTTTAATAGTG gaTATGCCGGCATAGAACGACCAAGTGATGTAGAGCAAATCAATTCTTTAATACAACGTCTGCTTCAGGAGCACGTGCGAGTCTCGAGACCTAACGATCTTATGCACTATTCTAAACTGCTTCTTTGTCTGCCTTCCCTTTATGGAATCAATAGCAAAATGATTGAGAACTTGTTCTGTAAACATATCAATGGAAATATGGATATTGATGTTCTACTCAAAGAAATGTTGCAAAATTTGTGA